One genomic region from Accipiter gentilis chromosome Z, bAccGen1.1, whole genome shotgun sequence encodes:
- the LOC126035974 gene encoding uncharacterized protein LOC126035974 has product MELEDHCPICLGSWEEASFVMPCLHKFCYPCILQWAESKPECPLCKRRILSILHSVQADGNYVEHIITPSSGVVREAGGAPRRAAAHNLHLPGAPQRWAAERVPRRPVGMFQPPNWLNNLWDNPVLLQILQPCVHRQVEEIFGNSVLEAAMREDTVTTILTSQRMNAELPGRVLGLSRQNREETFFQHHRHVAAQRHSRETQRLLGWQDAPAAGGQEDHPTGATGPTATPGGSLVPSPASSSSPARASADELPGTSSAAVGGHPSSHPSAPIAIPVEQEVPQEEPGEAVPEPSTSSQGSERSSGRPRRAPKRRTNSSEASPANKRPAPRQ; this is encoded by the coding sequence aTGGAGCTGGAGGACCACTGTCCTatctgcctgggcagctgggaggaggccagctttgttatGCCATGCCTCCACAAgttctgctacccgtgcatcctCCAGTGGGCTGaaagcaagcccgagtgccccctctgcaagaggaggatcCTCTCCATCTTGCACTCGGTGCAGGCAGATGGTAACTACGTGGAGCATATCATCACACCATCCTCAGGCGTTGTCCGTGAGGCGGGAGGAGCTCCCAGACGCGCAGCCGCCCACAACCTCCATCTCCCTGGAGCACCCCAACGCTGGGCTGCAGAACGGGTGCCCAGGCGTCCTGTGGGCATGTTCCAGCCCCCAAACTGGTTGAACAACTTATGGGACAACCCAGTGCTCCTCCAGATCCTGCAGCCCTGTGTCCATCGGCAGGTGGAGGAGATCTTTGGCAACAGCGTGCTGGAGGCCGCCATGAGGGAGGACACCGTCACCACCATCCTGACCAGCCAAAGGATGAATGCAGAGCTGCCGGGACGGGTGCTGGGGCTCTCCCGCCAAAACCGTGAGGAGACATTCTTCCAACACCACAGACATGTTGCTGCACAACGGCACAGCAGAGAGACCCAACGTCTGCTGGGCTGGCAGGATGCCCCTGCTGCTGGAGGTCAGGAGGACCACCCCACGGGTGCCACTGGCCCCACTGCCACACCAGGAGGGTCTCttgtccccagcccagcctcctccagcagccctgcAAGAGCCAGTGCAGATGAGCTCCCTGGCACCTCATCCGCTGCTGTTGGTGGGCATCCCAGTAGCCACCCCTCTGCTCCCATTGCCATCCCTGTGGAGCAAGAAGTGCCCCAGGAGGagccaggggaggctgtgcctgagCCCTCCACTTCCAGCCAGGGCAGTGAACGCTCCTCTGGGAGGCCACGGCGAGCCCCAAAGAGGAGGACCAACAGCTCTGAGGCCTCTCCAGCCAACAAGAGGCCAGCACCGCGTCAGTGA